A single Methylobacterium sp. 17Sr1-1 DNA region contains:
- the dgcN gene encoding N-acetyltransferase DgcN, protein MQIATPYLMFLGDVPDRLAAKTAYGIVDWRPEWCVGQLRLPGCAADLGIPDLTIADGVAKGARTLIVGVVNAGGVLPPHWVATIVAALEAGLDVASGLHTRLGSVPEIAEAASRHGRQLHDVRHSDQRFDTGKGTRRPGRRLLTVGTDCSVGKKYTVLALEKGMRDRGLDADFRATGQTGVFISGRGVAIDAVVADFISGAVEWIAPAAAPNHWDLIEGQGSLFHPSFAGVSLGLLHGAQADAFVVCHEPTRTTMRGVKHPLPTIQQVIDLTVQLGRLTNPDIRPAGIAVNTQALAEGEARALLDTLAAEHGLPATDPVRFGVEGLVDRLVSEFPA, encoded by the coding sequence ATGCAGATCGCCACCCCCTACCTGATGTTCCTCGGCGACGTGCCCGACCGGCTCGCCGCCAAGACCGCCTACGGCATCGTCGACTGGCGGCCCGAATGGTGCGTCGGGCAACTGCGCCTGCCCGGTTGCGCCGCCGATCTCGGCATCCCGGACCTGACGATCGCGGACGGCGTCGCCAAGGGCGCCCGCACGCTGATCGTCGGCGTGGTCAATGCCGGCGGCGTGCTGCCGCCGCACTGGGTCGCCACCATCGTCGCGGCGCTGGAGGCCGGTCTCGACGTGGCGAGCGGCCTGCACACCCGCCTCGGCTCGGTGCCGGAGATCGCCGAGGCCGCCTCCCGCCACGGGCGCCAGCTCCACGACGTGCGCCATTCCGACCAGCGCTTCGACACCGGCAAGGGCACGCGGCGTCCGGGCCGGCGGCTCCTCACCGTCGGCACCGACTGCTCGGTGGGCAAGAAGTACACCGTTCTGGCGCTCGAGAAGGGCATGCGGGACCGCGGCCTCGACGCCGATTTCCGCGCCACCGGCCAGACCGGGGTGTTCATCTCCGGCCGCGGCGTCGCCATCGACGCGGTGGTGGCCGACTTCATCTCCGGCGCCGTCGAGTGGATCGCGCCGGCCGCCGCGCCGAACCACTGGGACCTGATCGAGGGCCAGGGCTCGCTGTTCCACCCGAGCTTCGCCGGCGTCAGCCTCGGCCTGCTGCACGGGGCGCAGGCCGACGCCTTCGTGGTCTGCCACGAGCCGACCCGCACGACGATGCGCGGGGTCAAGCACCCGCTGCCGACCATTCAGCAGGTGATCGACCTCACGGTGCAGCTCGGCCGGCTCACCAACCCGGACATCCGGCCGGCCGGCATCGCGGTCAACACCCAGGCCCTGGCGGAGGGGGAGGCGCGGGCGCTCCTCGACACGCTCGCCGCCGAGCACGGCCTGCCGGCGACCGATCCGGTGCGGTTCGGGGTCGAGGGGCTGGTCGACCGCCTCGTGTCGGAGTTCCCGGCGTGA
- the dgcA gene encoding N-acetyl-D-Glu racemase DgcA, whose translation MIRLATAVERWPIAGTFTISRGSRTEAVVVTATVTDGTVTGRGECVPYARYGETVEGVRDLIDRQAEALASGLTRRELAGRMPAGAARNALDCALWDFEAKRAGRPAHALAGIPAPVPVTTCYTLSLGSPEEMAAAAHVAAARPLLKVKLGGAGDPERIAAVRRGAPASRLVVDANEAWSAETLEANLAACAAAGVELIEQPLPAGDDGLLARIARPIPICADESLHGDVDLDALRDRYDAINIKLDKAGGLTEALRLAEAAKARGLSIMVGCMLGTSLAMAPAMLLSGFADFVDLDGPLLLARDREPGLSFEGSLIHPPEPALWG comes from the coding sequence GTGATCCGGCTCGCGACCGCCGTTGAGCGCTGGCCGATCGCCGGCACCTTCACCATCTCGCGCGGCAGCCGGACGGAGGCCGTGGTGGTGACCGCCACGGTCACCGACGGCACCGTCACCGGCCGGGGCGAGTGCGTTCCTTATGCCCGCTACGGCGAGACCGTGGAGGGCGTGCGCGACCTGATCGACCGGCAGGCCGAGGCGCTGGCCTCCGGCCTCACCCGGCGGGAGCTCGCCGGCCGGATGCCGGCGGGCGCCGCCCGCAACGCCCTCGATTGCGCCCTGTGGGATTTCGAGGCCAAACGCGCCGGACGGCCCGCCCACGCGCTCGCCGGGATCCCGGCGCCGGTGCCGGTCACGACCTGCTACACGCTGAGCCTCGGCAGCCCCGAGGAGATGGCGGCGGCGGCCCATGTGGCGGCGGCCCGCCCGCTCCTGAAGGTGAAGCTCGGCGGCGCCGGCGACCCGGAGCGGATCGCGGCGGTGCGACGGGGCGCGCCGGCTTCGCGCCTCGTGGTCGACGCCAACGAGGCGTGGTCGGCCGAGACGCTGGAGGCCAACCTCGCGGCCTGCGCGGCGGCCGGCGTCGAGCTGATCGAGCAGCCCTTGCCGGCGGGCGACGACGGGCTGCTCGCCCGGATCGCCCGGCCGATCCCGATCTGCGCCGACGAGAGCCTGCACGGCGACGTCGACCTCGACGCCCTCAGGGATCGCTACGACGCAATCAACATCAAGCTCGACAAGGCCGGCGGCCTCACCGAGGCGTTGCGGCTGGCGGAAGCCGCGAAGGCGCGGGGGCTGTCGATCATGGTCGGCTGCATGCTCGGCACGTCGCTCGCCATGGCGCCGGCGATGCTGCTCTCCGGCTTCGCCGACTTCGTCGACCTCGACGGCCCGCTGCTGCTGGCCCGCGACCGCGAGCCCGGATTGTCGTTCGAGGGCAGCCTGATCCACCCGCCGGAGCCGGCGCTTTGGGGATGA
- a CDS encoding EthD family reductase, whose product MILVSVMYPGGADAQSFDLDYYLKHHMPLVRERWSPMGLEKAEVVRASGTPDGSPAPFQVIALLTFRSLDDFKQAGAAHGKEIFGDIPNFFKGQPVVQINEPQSF is encoded by the coding sequence ATGATCCTGGTCAGCGTGATGTATCCGGGCGGCGCCGACGCCCAGTCCTTCGACCTCGATTACTACCTCAAGCACCATATGCCGCTGGTGCGCGAGCGCTGGTCCCCGATGGGCCTGGAGAAGGCCGAGGTGGTCAGGGCGAGCGGCACGCCCGACGGCAGCCCGGCGCCGTTCCAGGTGATCGCGCTCCTAACCTTCCGCTCCCTCGACGATTTCAAGCAGGCGGGCGCGGCCCACGGCAAGGAGATCTTCGGGGACATCCCGAACTTCTTCAAGGGCCAGCCGGTCGTGCAGATCAACGAGCCGCAGAGCTTCTGA